CGCAGGTGAGCCGAACGCCATATTTTTTCCGCGTCGGGTTGCGTTCCGCACAGGCCGCGTGGGCGGCCGTTCGGGTTCAATACACGCTCGGGTCGCCGGGCGGCCGGGTCTTGAAGCGCTTGTGCACCCAGTAGTACTGCTCGGGCATCAACGGAATCTGCTCTTCGAGAAAGGCGTTCATGCGGCGGGCGTCCGCGTCGTCGTCGCCGGTCGGGTAGTTCTCCCACGGCTTGAATACCTTGAGCCGGTAGCCTTTGTAGTTCGGCAGCACTTCGCCGATGAACGGCACGACCTGCGCGTGCCCGACCTTGGCCAGACGCCCCACCGCGGTCAGCGTGCAGGTCGGCACGCCGAAGAACGGCACGAAGGTGGAATTGCGCGCGCCGTAGTCCATATCGGCGCCGAGCATGACCGGTTTGCGCTCGCGCAGCCAGCGCAGCACGATGCGCGCGCTGTCGGCGCGGCTCGCCATGTCCGCGCCGAAACGCGCGCGCGCCGCTTTGGCGACTGCCTCGAGCTCCGGATTCGACATGGGCTGATAGAGCGAGCCGCATTGACGCCTGAGCGAATAGTTCAGGAAGATCGAGCCGGCCTCGATACCGACGAAGTGAAAGCCAAGAAACAGCGTGGGCGGCAGATTCGGGTCGGTCAGATCGATCGCGCTGTCGAGCTGGATCAATTTTTCGAGCTTCTTCGCCGAGCCGAACCACTGCACGCTGC
This genomic stretch from Paraburkholderia dioscoreae harbors:
- a CDS encoding lipid A biosynthesis lauroyl acyltransferase, yielding MLSRYGAKLAIGLLKLFALLPYGLIARLGDGLGWLLYQIPSRRKRIVHINLKLCFPEWSDERREDVAQKHFRHAIRSYLERSVQWFGSAKKLEKLIQLDSAIDLTDPNLPPTLFLGFHFVGIEAGSIFLNYSLRRQCGSLYQPMSNPELEAVAKAARARFGADMASRADSARIVLRWLRERKPVMLGADMDYGARNSTFVPFFGVPTCTLTAVGRLAKVGHAQVVPFIGEVLPNYKGYRLKVFKPWENYPTGDDDADARRMNAFLEEQIPLMPEQYYWVHKRFKTRPPGDPSVY